In one window of Pseudomonadota bacterium DNA:
- a CDS encoding ABC transporter ATP-binding protein, with translation MLELVGLHKTFSSGVRALDGISLRLERGIFGLLGPNGAGKSTLMRIVATLLAPDAGTFRLAGVDGLARPDAIRRCLGYLPQDFGVYPRVTTEALLEHIAAMKGLRGGPSRRGHVHDLLQYVNLFDVRRRRLGELSGGMKQRFGVAQALLGHPRLLILDEPTAGLDPLERQRFHDLLGETGESAVVIVSTHIVEDVASLCNRLAIVAGGRLVAEGTPEGLMERFAGRIWQQTVSRAEVAPAPASGLVVSRRLARGKVILRVLADSPPGRGYATVPPNLEDVYFASLPASSG, from the coding sequence GTGCTCGAGCTCGTCGGCCTGCACAAGACGTTTAGCAGCGGCGTGCGCGCGCTCGACGGCATTTCGCTGCGTTTGGAACGCGGCATATTCGGCCTTCTGGGACCGAATGGTGCCGGTAAGTCCACGCTGATGCGCATCGTTGCAACCTTGTTGGCCCCCGACGCCGGGACCTTCCGGCTGGCGGGCGTGGACGGCTTGGCGCGGCCCGACGCGATTCGGCGCTGCCTCGGCTACTTGCCACAGGACTTCGGCGTTTATCCGCGCGTCACGACGGAAGCGTTGCTCGAGCACATCGCAGCCATGAAAGGCTTGCGTGGCGGACCCTCCCGCAGGGGCCACGTGCACGACTTGCTGCAGTACGTGAACCTATTCGACGTCCGCCGGCGCAGGCTTGGCGAGCTCTCCGGAGGCATGAAGCAACGCTTTGGCGTGGCCCAGGCCCTGCTCGGGCATCCGCGCTTGTTGATTCTGGACGAGCCCACGGCGGGCCTCGATCCACTGGAGCGACAGCGTTTTCACGACCTGCTCGGCGAAACGGGGGAATCAGCCGTCGTGATCGTGTCGACCCACATCGTCGAAGACGTGGCCAGTCTTTGCAACAGGCTGGCCATCGTGGCCGGGGGCCGGCTGGTCGCCGAAGGCACGCCCGAAGGGCTCATGGAACGCTTCGCCGGGCGCATCTGGCAGCAGACCGTGTCGCGCGCCGAGGTGGCCCCAGCCCCGGCATCGGGGCTCGTGGTTTCCAGGCGCCTCGCTCGGGGCAAGGTGATCTTGCGTGTGCTGGCGGACAGCCCACCGGGGCGCGGCTATGCGACCGTCCCACCCAACCTCGAAGACGTGTACTTCGCCTCGCTGCCCGCATCATCGGGCTAG
- a CDS encoding MbtH family protein, whose protein sequence is MAWDDEDDNTTYLVVVNHEEQYSIWPDYRELPSGWRAEGKTGKKAECLEHIDKVWTDMRPLSLRKHMEKVAAERAAAERAAKDTEPE, encoded by the coding sequence ATGGCATGGGATGACGAAGACGACAACACCACCTACCTGGTCGTGGTGAACCACGAAGAGCAGTACTCGATCTGGCCCGATTACCGCGAGCTCCCCAGCGGGTGGCGGGCCGAAGGCAAAACCGGCAAAAAGGCAGAATGCCTCGAGCACATCGACAAGGTATGGACGGACATGCGGCCGTTGAGCCTGCGCAAGCACATGGAAAAGGTCGCCGCCGAACGTGCTGCCGCCGAGCGTGCCGCCAAGGACACCGAGCCCGAATGA